DNA from Nitrospinaceae bacterium:
TCGGCGAGAACCGAAATTGCCTCTGGCGATGAAGTGGGCCAACTCGGTCGCGCCTTTGACCAGATGGCCGACAGCCTTGAGAAGATCGAGCAGCTTAGAAAAGCCATGATCGTCGATATCGCCCACGAGTTGCGCACCCCGCTCACCAACGTGCGCGGCTACTTAGAGGGCATGGCCGATGGCGTGGTGCCTCCCTCGAAAGAAACCTTCGCGCTCTTAGAGGGTGAAATCCTCCGCCTTGTACGCCTGATCGGAGACCTCAATCAGCTCACCCGAGCCGAGGCGGCGGGCGCCTTCCTGCGCCGCGAGGAGGTGGATTTGGGTGAGATTATCGGTCAGGTCATGGCCCTCTACCGGCGCGACTTCGAGGGACGGGGCATCGACACCAACACCCGCATCGATGAGGGCGCCACACGCGTCATGGCCGACCGCGACAAGCTCATGCAGGCGCTCCGGAACCTCGTCCAGAACGCCTGGCAATACACCGCCCCGGGCGGCTCGGTCGAAATATCGGCAACACCTGCCGAGGGCGGCATCATGCTCGCCGTCGCCAACACCGGGGCCCAGATTGAACAGGGCGATCTACCACTCATCTTTGAGCGCTTCTACCGGGCCGACAAATCCCGCTCGCGGGAAAGCGGGGGCGCGGGCATTGGCCTCGCCATCGTCAAGAGCCTCATCGAGGCCCACGGCGGGCATGTCGGTG
Protein-coding regions in this window:
- a CDS encoding HAMP domain-containing protein, coding for MRNSLLWKLLAINLPVIGTVILVVWLAIDFLAADYFSVLMEKYHISPTSSHQMFVEAIRSYLIWASLIALSLAALLSFYLTRAVLRPLGRIGDAAGRVAAGDYSARTEIASGDEVGQLGRAFDQMADSLEKIEQLRKAMIVDIAHELRTPLTNVRGYLEGMADGVVPPSKETFALLEGEILRLVRLIGDLNQLTRAEAAGAFLRREEVDLGEIIGQVMALYRRDFEGRGIDTNTRIDEGATRVMADRDKLMQALRNLVQNAWQYTAPGGSVEISATPAEGGIMLAVANTGAQIEQGDLPLIFERFYRADKSRSRESGGAGIGLAIVKSLIEAHGGHVGASSEAGQTRIWITLPA